The Schistocerca cancellata isolate TAMUIC-IGC-003103 chromosome 4, iqSchCanc2.1, whole genome shotgun sequence genome contains a region encoding:
- the LOC126184541 gene encoding uncharacterized protein LOC126184541 → MSVAADVKNSLVEGKELSCEDRTMVMEPVLETLCPDYKGTPDPVIGLRAICINESHGDELRTKFQKTGVVDRTGGDLFWERAEVKVNADLSLEPRWRVALAHSKGCRE, encoded by the coding sequence atgtcggtggcggcagatgtaaagaacagcctggtagagggcaaagagctcagctgtgaagaccgaacaatggtcatggagccggtattggaaactttgtgccccgactataaaggaacacccgaccccgtcattggtcttagagccatctgtataaatgaaagtcatggtgatgaacttcgaacgaagttccaaaaaacgggagtggtagaccgaactgggggtgacctcttttgggagcgagctgaggtcaaggtgaacgcggacctgagcctggagccaaggtggcgtgtggctctcgcccactcgaaag